The sequence below is a genomic window from Tenacibaculum tangerinum.
AATTTTCAGCATCGGGATAATCGGCAATCCAACTAGCCCTAAAAATAGGCAGCTTTCCGTTTGCTTTTCCCTGACGCAATGTTGAAGGCGGAATCACATCTACTTTTGTAGCGATGCCTATTTTTTGCAATTCTCGTTGCATAAATTCACACAAATCTAAATAGTTACTATTGGTTGTAATAGTTATTTGTGGATTTTCATCTCCAGTTTCTCGTTTGTATTGGGCCACCAACTTCTTGGCTTCTTCGGGTTTATACGAATACCCTTGTTGCTTATTAAACGAGGGTAAACCTTTGGGTATAAATCCGCTTGTGGCAGGACTCCCTATTCCATTTCGTAAGAATTTAATCATCTTCTCCCTATCAAAACCATAATTTATGGCTTGTCGTATTAGTTTTGATTTTGTCGGGTATTCCGTTGCTCCATCCAAATAAATTCCTAAATATTCTGTATTCAAATACGCCCCTTTTTGCATGTTAATAGTAGGTATATATTTTTCTTTCAAACTTCCATCAGTATGTAAAATATCGTCTTTATACGAAGCATCTAAACTTTTCATAAAATCGATATTCCCTTGAATAAACTGTAAAAATTCACTTTGTTTGTCGGGTAAAAAAGTAACTGCCACAGCCTCTAAATACGGAAGCTGTTTTCCGTTGGTATCTTTTTCAAAATACAGCGGATTTCTTCGCAATACCAACTTCGTATTCTCTACCCATAATTTAAACTGAAAAGGTCCTGTACCTATCGGATTTGCTCTAAAGTCGCTTCCAAAGTAATCAACAGCTTCTTTGGGAACAACCGAACAATATTTCATTGCCAACAAACCTAAAAAAGGCGGAAAAGCTTGTTTTAAATGAATCGTGAATGTTGAATCATTCTTCGCTTTAAAACTAGCTACATTTTGCAATACCCAACCACCCGGAGAAGCTACATTTTTATCGAGCAAGCGACGAAAAGAATATTCAAAATCTTGGGCATCAACCTTCCTTGTTGAATCGTTTCCAAAGAGTTTATGTTTGTGAAACAACACATCGTTCCTAAGATGAAACTCATAGATTTTTCCATCTTCAGAAATGGTCCAGTTTTTAGCTATGGAAGGTTGTACTTGTAAGCTATCGTCCAACGCTACCAACCCGTTGTATAGCTGATGTACAGCCCAGATATTTCGCTGATCTTTGGCAAAAGCAGGATCGAGAGAAGTGATGTTGGAGTGCTCGTTGTAACGAAACACTTGCGAATCGTTGAATCTTGTTGTTTTTTTTCCGCAGGAAATGAATACAAGTAAAGTGGATAATAAAAAGTGAACAATGAAAAGTGAAAAGCGATAAGTGGAACGTGGAAAGCGATAAGTGGAAAGCGATAAGTGATAAGTGAAAAGCGGGAAACGAAAAAATGGTCTCAACGACACTCTAACCAACCCATTCTCTGCTCTCTGCTCTCTGCTCTCTCCTCTCTGCTCTCTGCTCTCTTCTCTATTAACTATCATAAATTCAATTCATATTTAGTTTCTGGCAAGCCGATATCGTCACTTACAAATTTTGCTATCGCAACAAAATGAAAGCGTTCCAATATTTTAGCTGAGGCAATATTTTCATCTACCACACAGCCAACAAGTTTTTTCATTCCTATCGACCTGCAATACCGTATCAACCCTTCACAAAGTTCAGTCGCATAACCATTGCCCCAATACCGTTCTATGAATCGATATCCTATTTCATCAGTACCTTCGTCATCTTTTACCAAAGCAACCGTACCTAAAAAGTGAGTATCTGATTTTCGCTCTACGGCATAAATCCAAAAATCGTTTTCTTTATGCGTATACCGTGCTATTAACTGTTGTAAATCCTCTTTACTCTCTTCTAAATTTTTAGGTTCTCCAGTAGCGTATTGCAATACGTTCGGGTTCCTTTCTAACTCATAAAAAGGTTCTATATCAGTAACTTGAAGCTTTCGAATAAGTAATCTTTTCGTTTCAAAAATCATGAATATTATCGTACTTTTGCAAACCCAAAACTGTTTAAAACAGTAATTGATTAAATAAACGATACGAACTTCTTAAAAATTAAAGACTTGTACAAGGCTTTTGTTTTTTATTTAGGACAGCGATAAGATGAATGCAGATAAAAAAGTAGCTTTTTACACCCTAGGTTGTAAATTAAATTTTTCTGAAACTTCAACCATTGCCAGAAACTTTGTCAATGAAGGTTTTGAGCGTGTTGAATTTGAAGAAAAGGCAGATATCTATGTAATAAATACTTGCTCGGTAACAGACAATGCTGACAAACGTTTTAAAAGTATTGTAAAAGCTGCATTAAAGAAAAATGAAGAGGCTTTTGTAATTGGCGTAGGATGCTATGCACAATTAAAACCCGAAGAATTGGCTGCCGTTGATGGGGTAGATTTAGTGCTAGGAGCTACTGAAAAATTCAACGTAACTAGCTACATTAACGACTTAACCAAAAATGACATTGGCGAAGTACACTCTTGCGAAATTGAAGATGCCGATTTTTATGTAGGCTCCTACTCTATTGGCGACCGTACACGTGCTTTCTTAAAAGTGCAAGATGGTTGCGATTATAAGTGTACCTATTGCACGATTCCGCTAGCACGTGGAATTTCACGTAGTGATACCTTAGAAAACGTATTGAAAAATGCGCAAGAAATTTCTGAAAAAGGAATCAAAGAAATTGTGTTAACAGGAGTTAATATTGGCGACTACGGAAAAGGGGAATTCGGAAACAAAAAACACGAACATACATTTTTAGAGTTGGTACAAGCCTTAGATAAAGTTACAGGCATTCATCGTTTACGAATCTCTTCTATTGAACCCAACCTATTAAAAGACGAAACGATTGAATTTGTTGCAAATTCAAACACGTTTGTTCCGCATTTTCACATTCCACTACAATCTGGTAGTGATGAGTTATTGAAAAAAATGAAGCGTCGCTACTTACGAAAAGTGTATACCGATAGAGTTACTAAAATTAAAGAAGTAATGCCCAATGCTTGTATTGGTGTAGATGTTATTGTAGGGTTTCCAGGAGAAACCGATGCATTATTTTTAGAAACGTACAATTATTTAGCCGATTTAGATATTTCGTATCTGCATGTTTTTACCTATTCTGAAAGACCCAATACAGAAGCTATTGAAATGAGCGATGTGGTACCTAAAAAAACACGTGCAAAACGTAGTAAAATGCTACGCGGATTGTCTGTTAAAAAACGAAGAGCTTTTTATGAAAGTCAACTTGGAAACACCCTAACCGTACTATTTGAAAGTGAAAACAAAGAGGGATATATCCATGGATTTACCGAAAACTATGTAAAAGTAAAAACTCCTTGGAATCCTGAATTAGTCAATACCTTACACACGATTACTTTAACGAAAATTGACGAAGACGGTTTGGTACGTTTTAACTTTGTAAATACAAAAGTGACGGCTTAATCTTTGTACAAAACTAAAGAAGTTCGATGTACTACACATTTTTTGTAAGCTTTTCTTAAAAAATCATTTAAAAGCATCCTTCCGACCAAATCAAAAAAACGGTCATTCCTAGACAAAAGACAAAAAATTATCAAGCAAATGTAATGACTGACAGCTATAAAATTATTTTTAAGAGCAAGCTGGTTAAAACTAGATTTTTTGTCTTGTTTTATCCTGAGCATAGCTGAAGGATTTTCATCAATGGAAAAAGAAAAATAGCTAAGAAAAAAGAGTATGCTATGTAAAATCTAAGTCGTTAAGAAAAACCTCATTCCGAACGACAAAGAAAAATCTCACCCACTAGAGTTAATAACATTATTAAAAGTACTTAACACACGAATTATTCACTAATTACTCTTTTTTAGCCACTATTACCTTTTATCAAGTAAAACGACCTTTAGATAAAAAGAAGCTGCCTTTAGTTTATTTCAAAGACAAAAACAATTTTCTCCAACTTATATTTAAGTGGTCAAATCAGGTTTTTTTAATAGAATCTCTGAGTTGCACATTATAAAGAATCAATAACTAATAAATAATCAATAGACTATTGAGATAACAATACTATAAACAACTTTCTAATCAATGCTAACAATCAACGATTGGTAAAATTTTCTTAAAGAAAAGTTCCCCTATATTATTCTTCTTCTCAATGAGTCTAAATAAATCAACAGACTCAAACAATGGAAAATAATTACACGTTTTCAATACGGATATTTAAAATAGCCTTTCTGTATGCACTTTTATTGAGCCTATCATTGCATGCAGCAGCGTTTACAAGCAATGAACCGAGTACAAGCATCTATGTAGACGATGCCTTACCAGAGGCAAAAACATTAATTAGTGCTCCTGATCATACAGATACTACAACCACTCACCTTTTTTCGCATGGTCGTTCAGGAGCACTTTTTATTGAAGGGCAATGGAGAAACCCCGAAGAAATTGTTCGGTGGATTCGCAAAACACAACTCATCAAAGGCAGTAGACACCTTAACATCTACGGTTGCGAATTTGCTAAAGGCGAAAAAGGAGCAGCAGCAGTTGCCTATCTAGAGAACAATTTAAACATTACCATCTCCGCCTCTATCAATATTACGGGTAAAGATGGCGATTGGATTTTGGAAGCTGGTAATACCTATAACAAACCTTTAAATATAAATTATTCATTCAATTTACAGGATACCGATACCGATGCTATTGTAGATAATCTTGATTTGGATGACGATAACGATGGAATTACAGATAGTTCAGAAAGAACTAATACTAGCACCTCGTTGCTATCCTATAATCACAATGATAATAATGCAGCTAATCATACGGCGCCATCAATCATGAATTCTAGTATCATTGCATCTGCTGAATACTATACAACTGGACCTGGTATTACTGGAACACGTATTGCTAAAAGAGCTAGTATTTCGAATATAAACGCAACTAGTTTAACACAAGCTCGAAATCTTGGTGAATATATACAAATGAGGTTTACAACCCAAGGTTCGCCAGCTTACATAGGATCATTCCTCTACCAATTTGGAATGAGAAGTGGTAATTCTGCTTATCGTATAGGTGTTGATATTTCTGATAATAATTTTGTAACCTACACCAACATTGCAGCTAATGTTTCTGTTGGTACCACTGGGACAACTCAAGTTTATTATAATTATAACCGCGAGTACTTTTTAAGACCAAATACCACCTACACTATTAGATTTTACTTTTTTAGTTCTAGTAGTGGAACTGCTTATTTCGACGACCACCGTTTTGCAGCTTATGATGCTAAGGATACCGATGGCGATACATTGCCCGATCATCTAGACTTAGATTCCGACAACGACGGTTGTTTTGATGTTGCAGAATCTGGTGGATTAGATGGAAATAACGATGGTATTTTAGATAACGGAAGTACCACACCCCCAGCAGTAGTAGTAGATGGAAATGGACAGGTAACCAACGGTACGGGCGGTTACAATGGTTTAGCAACTAATCAACCAGAGTATAATGCTACCGCCTTAAGTACCACAGCCACGCCTCAGGATCAAACAGTTACCAACGCCGCCCCTGCAAGTTTTTCGGTAACTACAAGTGCCGCTACAGCAACAAGTTATACTACGGGTACGCCAGTATATGGCACCCCTGGCAATGCCGATGCAGGCATTACCTACCAGTGGTATCTAGGCGACCCCAATGCAAGTGGCACACCCTTAAGTGATACGGGTGTGTATTCAGGAACCAATAGTGCTACCTTAACGATAAGTAATACTTCAAGCTTGTACGATAATGCCTATTATGTGGTACTTACCCACACAAACAATGTGTGTATAGAAGAAACCTATTCGGCCTTATTACTAGCAAATCCTTGCGATCCTCTTGCTTCAGGCAATACCGACACCGATGACGATGGCGTTGCAGATATCTGTGATCTCGATGACGACAATGATGGGATTTTGGATGTGAATGAAAGTTGTATAATAGCACCAAGTTCAACAGCCGAAGAAAGTTTTGAAGATGGAACGAATATTCCAAACGGCTCAACTCCTAACCAAAATTGGAGTTCAAATTTTAATTTTGTGGCTAACGGATCCGATGTCGATTTTCAGACGCGCAGTCCTGACTATGTAAGAGACGTAGAAGGATCTAATCATTATGATCCACCTCCAAATGGTAGTTTTAGCTTTGGAGCTTTACTTTGTGATAACGATAATGCTACAACTAGTGGAGGCGATGGACTTGGTTTTATTATTTCACAAGCCTCTATAATATCAGATGGTATTGCAGTTGGTAGTCAATTCAATTTTTCTTTTGAATATGCTCCAGGACACCATTACACTCCTCAAGGTTTTGACTGGGAAGCCGATGTTGATACCAGAATTGCAGTATGGTATTTAAATGTTGCTCCAGGTTCAGTTACTGCATTCACAGATTTACCAGTTACGCCAACTGAAAATGTACTACCAGGAGACTTTGTTTCTGCTGGGTTGTTAAATGGATATAAAATAATGTCCCCTAATAGTTGGAATACATTTACAGGATCTTTGAATTGGACAGGAGGTGATATTATTTTTG
It includes:
- a CDS encoding ABC transporter substrate-binding protein; amino-acid sequence: MVHFLLSTLLVFISCGKKTTRFNDSQVFRYNEHSNITSLDPAFAKDQRNIWAVHQLYNGLVALDDSLQVQPSIAKNWTISEDGKIYEFHLRNDVLFHKHKLFGNDSTRKVDAQDFEYSFRRLLDKNVASPGGWVLQNVASFKAKNDSTFTIHLKQAFPPFLGLLAMKYCSVVPKEAVDYFGSDFRANPIGTGPFQFKLWVENTKLVLRRNPLYFEKDTNGKQLPYLEAVAVTFLPDKQSEFLQFIQGNIDFMKSLDASYKDDILHTDGSLKEKYIPTINMQKGAYLNTEYLGIYLDGATEYPTKSKLIRQAINYGFDREKMIKFLRNGIGSPATSGFIPKGLPSFNKQQGYSYKPEEAKKLVAQYKRETGDENPQITITTNSNYLDLCEFMQRELQKIGIATKVDVIPPSTLRQGKANGKLPIFRASWIADYPDAENYLSLFYSKNFTPNGPNYTHFKNDFFDTLYEQSIKEVSIERRYELYQQMDSIIIAEAPVVPLYYDEVIRFTQKNVHGLGINPIDLLDLKRVYKQE
- a CDS encoding GNAT family N-acetyltransferase; protein product: MIFETKRLLIRKLQVTDIEPFYELERNPNVLQYATGEPKNLEESKEDLQQLIARYTHKENDFWIYAVERKSDTHFLGTVALVKDDEGTDEIGYRFIERYWGNGYATELCEGLIRYCRSIGMKKLVGCVVDENIASAKILERFHFVAIAKFVSDDIGLPETKYELNL
- the mtaB gene encoding tRNA (N(6)-L-threonylcarbamoyladenosine(37)-C(2))-methylthiotransferase MtaB translates to MNADKKVAFYTLGCKLNFSETSTIARNFVNEGFERVEFEEKADIYVINTCSVTDNADKRFKSIVKAALKKNEEAFVIGVGCYAQLKPEELAAVDGVDLVLGATEKFNVTSYINDLTKNDIGEVHSCEIEDADFYVGSYSIGDRTRAFLKVQDGCDYKCTYCTIPLARGISRSDTLENVLKNAQEISEKGIKEIVLTGVNIGDYGKGEFGNKKHEHTFLELVQALDKVTGIHRLRISSIEPNLLKDETIEFVANSNTFVPHFHIPLQSGSDELLKKMKRRYLRKVYTDRVTKIKEVMPNACIGVDVIVGFPGETDALFLETYNYLADLDISYLHVFTYSERPNTEAIEMSDVVPKKTRAKRSKMLRGLSVKKRRAFYESQLGNTLTVLFESENKEGYIHGFTENYVKVKTPWNPELVNTLHTITLTKIDEDGLVRFNFVNTKVTA